Proteins encoded in a region of the Diadema setosum chromosome 7, eeDiaSeto1, whole genome shotgun sequence genome:
- the LOC140230460 gene encoding integrator complex subunit 14-like codes for MPTVVILDASLSMMRPLTTSSADASSTETRRSVAQTSLCSMFDYITANDRMEFCSLVVFSSLYEVLVPFTRDHNELKVLLVTDGNPGIGAGSLCQMLAEMKVQVDPKKNPLPFVFPSELHVFLVASQAELQQGHTLLHYQQLVDANGSGQLHTVEGPLSPKSVQSMFLKYAESQHSVFSTTLHCGNLSSEVQLFPRPKTTMVEKDTEVISKEIGSDLHIFGFLDMVDIASPPSFSRHLVIPVNLRDKSSEGKDGGGEKGEDETTSAVSTEEGKAPSFCVLLHGSLKVNNMVAMVQIAEDWYGMLYSWADSKKKSNMMLSLYEPGSTPLSWLGKTSLLGPCLAFDENPYGDNNKTPFPVRPAQKRSYAQNPVVWIKTGNLQSDVQKILRYARKLPDKTPVFYKELNRLRRAALSFGMQELLLGISSLLERECTLLPGTSHPDAALQLTHAAKMVKNSVSKEYSYNIVPLSTNFSGAT; via the exons ATGCCGACAGTTGTCATCCTTGATGCATCGCTGTCCATGATGCGGCCGCTGACGACTTCATCGGCAGACGCATCCAGCACTGAGACGCGGCGCTCAGTGGCCCAAACCTCTCTCTGCTCCATGTTTGATTACATCACCGCCAACGATCGCATGGAATTCTGCTCTCTGGTTGTCTTCTCTTCCCTCTACGAAGTTCTTGTCCCATTCACACGAGACCACAACGAGCTGAAG GTCCTCTTGGTTACCGATGGCAACCCAGGGATTGGGGCGGGCTCCCTATGTCAGATGCTTGCCGAGATGAAGGTCCAGGTGGACCCAAAGAAGAACCCCCTCCCGTTTGTCTTCCCCAGCGAGCTCCATGTGTTCCTCGTCGCTAGCCAGGCTGAGCTACAGCAGGGCCACACCCTGCTCCACTACCAGCAGCTGGTGGATGCCAATGGCAGTGGGCAGCTACACACGGTGGAGGGCCCCCTCTCGCCCAAATCCGTCCAGTCCATGTTCCTGAAGTACGCCGAGTCGCAGCACAGCGTGTTCAGCACTACGCTCCACTGCGGGAACCTGAGCTCCGAAGTGCAGCTATTCCCCCGCCCCAAGACCACGATGGTGGAGAAAGACACGGAGGTCATCTCCAAGGAGATTGGCAGTGACCTCCACATCTTCGGCTTCCTGGACATGGTTGACATTGCAAGCCCACCATCATTCTCTCGACATCTTGTCATTCCAGTTAATCTCAGGG ATAAATCCAGCGAAGGTAAagatggaggaggagaaaaGGGTGAGGATGAGACGACTTCGGCGGTGTCCACAGAGGAAGGCAAGGCTCCTAGCTTCTGTGTGCTGCTCCATGGTAGTCTGAAGGTCAACAACATGGTTGCCATGGTGCAGATAGC AGAGGACTGGTACGGCATGCTGTACTCCTGGGCCGACAGCAAGAAGAAATCCAACATGATGCTGTCACTGTATGAGCCGGGGTCCACCCCACTGTCCTGGCTAGGGAAGACCAGTCTGCTTGGGCCCTGTCTTG CATTTGATGAGAATCCATACGGAGACAACAACAAGACACCCTTTCCTGTAAGACCTGCTCAGAAGAGGAGCTATGCCCAGAATCCGGTGGTGTGGATCAAGACAGGGAATTTGCAG TCCGATGTTCAGAAGATCTTGCGTTATGCTCGAAAGCTGCCAGACAAGACACCAGTGTTTTATAAG GAGCTGAACAGGTTGAGGAGAGCGGCCCTCTCGTTTGGGATGCAGGAACTGCTCCTGGGGATCTCCAGCCTCCTGGAGCGTGAGTGCACGCTGCTGCCGGGAACCTCCCATCCGGACGCTGCCCTCCAGCTCACGCACGCCGCCAAGATGGTCAAGAACTCTGTCTCCAAGGAGTACAGCTACAACATCGTCCCGCTGTCCACCAATTTCTCAGGCGCGACGTGA